A single region of the Amphiura filiformis chromosome 7, Afil_fr2py, whole genome shotgun sequence genome encodes:
- the LOC140158054 gene encoding uncharacterized protein encodes MTFYFLRQKTFLEFMALPKFTNQVIKPTPCTDNIKFTYEKEHDGSIPLLDTLIVRKPNGSVKLLVFRKATHTDQYLNFASHHPIHHKLGVVCTLLDRMNCVVTKKKDVEQEEDKIKRVLNQCGYPEWMFNQVKRKMDNKHVVKPNKNKDSTEKNKGLVIIPYVKKLSETTTRILKSMAMPPGYALILP; translated from the exons ATGACCTTCTATTTCCTACGGCAGAAAACATTCCTAGAATTTATGGCACTCCCAAAATTCACAAACCAGGTAATCAA ACCGACCCCATGCACGGACAATATTAAGTTCACATATGAGAAAGAACATGATGGGTCAATACCGTTACTCGATACACTTATCGTCCGCAAACCCAATGGTTCTGTTAAGCTGCTGGTTTTTAGGAAAGCAACGCATACAGACCAGTACCTCAATTTCGCTTCACATCACCCAATACATCATAAGCTAGGTGTGGTTTGCACGTTGTTGGATAGGATGAACTGTGTTGTTACAAAAAAGAAGGATGTAGAGCAGGAAGAGGACAAAATCAAACGCGTCCTAAATCAGTGTGGTTACCCTGAGTGGATGTTTAACCAGGTAAAACGCAAAATGGACAATAAACATGTGGTAAAACCGAACAAGAACAAGGACTCCACAGAGAAGAACAAAGGACTTGTCATCATTCCTTATGTTAAGAAATTGTCAGAAACGACCACTCGCATTTTAAAAAGCATGGCAATGCCACCGGGATACGCCCTCATACTACCCTGA